Proteins encoded by one window of Xylella fastidiosa:
- a CDS encoding LysR substrate-binding domain-containing protein, whose product MNLRDLKYLIALADYKHFGRAATACFVSQPTLSTQIKKLEGELGVSLVERAPRKVMMTPAGREAAIRARSIVAEVEEMKEAARRSRDPEAGAVRLGIFPTLGPYLLPHVVPSIRYRFPQLELLLVEEKSDELLAQLREGKLDAALLALPLHDEQLHTEFLFEEPFVLAVPEGHPLATRREMTMEELADERLLLLQDGHCLREQALDVCHMTGASEKSEFQATSLETLRQMVVANVGITLLPLLSVKPPVVCSESIRLINFPLDKQPSRRIAMVWRRSSAMTTFLERFSSMFKELPKELFDLPQTAVLYKGR is encoded by the coding sequence ATGAACCTGCGTGACTTGAAATATCTGATTGCTCTGGCCGATTACAAGCACTTTGGCCGTGCTGCAACTGCATGTTTTGTCAGTCAGCCGACGCTATCTACGCAAATCAAGAAGTTGGAAGGCGAGCTTGGCGTGTCGTTAGTCGAGCGTGCGCCGCGTAAGGTCATGATGACCCCGGCTGGGCGCGAAGCGGCGATCCGTGCGCGTAGCATTGTTGCCGAGGTTGAGGAAATGAAGGAAGCTGCGCGGCGTAGCCGTGATCCGGAGGCTGGTGCCGTGCGTTTGGGTATTTTCCCAACCCTCGGTCCGTATTTGTTGCCCCACGTAGTACCGAGTATCCGTTATCGTTTTCCACAATTGGAACTGTTGCTGGTTGAGGAGAAAAGTGACGAATTGCTCGCACAGTTGCGTGAAGGTAAGTTGGATGCAGCGTTGTTGGCATTGCCGTTACATGATGAACAATTGCACACAGAATTTTTGTTTGAGGAGCCGTTCGTGTTGGCAGTCCCAGAGGGGCATCCGTTGGCTACACGTCGTGAGATGACGATGGAAGAATTAGCCGACGAACGTTTGTTGTTACTGCAAGATGGCCACTGTCTGCGTGAGCAGGCATTAGATGTGTGCCATATGACGGGTGCATCGGAGAAGTCGGAGTTTCAGGCTACGAGCTTGGAGACTTTGCGACAGATGGTCGTTGCTAATGTGGGTATCACGCTGCTGCCGTTGCTCTCAGTCAAGCCGCCGGTAGTCTGTTCGGAAAGTATTCGTCTGATTAATTTTCCTTTGGACAAACAGCCTAGTCGCCGAATCGCCATGGTGTGGCGACGCAGTTCTGCGATGACGACATTTCTGGAGAGGTTTTCTAGCATGTTCAAGGAATTGCCAAAGGAGTTGTTTGACTTGCCTCAGACCGCGGTACTGTACAAAGGTCGGTAG
- the tsaB gene encoding tRNA (adenosine(37)-N6)-threonylcarbamoyltransferase complex dimerization subunit type 1 TsaB produces MKLLAFETSTEACSVAVQVDGCVLERFEIAPRRHAELVLSWAEQLLAEAGISRRQLDAIALGCGPGAFTGVRLGISLAQGIALALDKPLLPISTLHVLAMRALPDAPRVLATIDARMGEVYAAIFVRCNGILVPSGPEGVCVPDSIVLPGSDRDWHAVGTGLAASHGLLQRCLASRLAATDAFAMPHAGDVLALAISVLSRGEGVAPECVEPVYLRNNVALTLSQQRAM; encoded by the coding sequence ATGAAGCTGCTTGCCTTCGAAACGTCCACTGAGGCATGTTCGGTTGCCGTGCAGGTCGATGGGTGTGTTTTGGAGCGTTTTGAAATTGCGCCTCGTCGCCATGCTGAACTCGTATTGTCATGGGCTGAGCAGCTCTTGGCCGAGGCGGGCATCAGTCGTCGGCAGCTTGATGCGATTGCACTTGGGTGCGGCCCAGGTGCCTTCACTGGTGTGCGTCTGGGGATCAGTCTGGCCCAGGGGATTGCGTTGGCTTTGGATAAGCCTTTATTACCCATCTCGACTCTGCACGTCCTTGCCATGCGTGCCTTGCCCGATGCACCACGTGTGCTGGCGACCATTGATGCTCGTATGGGTGAGGTATATGCCGCAATTTTCGTGCGATGTAACGGCATACTGGTGCCGAGTGGCCCAGAAGGTGTTTGCGTACCGGATAGCATCGTATTACCGGGAAGTGATCGTGATTGGCATGCAGTCGGTACCGGCCTTGCAGCAAGTCATGGCTTACTGCAGCGGTGTCTGGCGTCGCGGTTGGCAGCTACTGATGCGTTTGCTATGCCGCACGCAGGTGATGTCTTGGCTTTGGCAATATCGGTGTTGTCACGTGGCGAGGGTGTTGCTCCAGAATGCGTAGAGCCAGTGTATTTGCGTAATAACGTTGCTCTTACTCTGAGTCAGCAGCGTGCTATGTAG
- the rpsI gene encoding 30S ribosomal protein S9, with the protein MPITQNYGTGRRKSSTARVFLRKGSGNISVNGRPLDEFFGRETARMIVRQPLELTKNVSNFDILITATGGGTTGQAGAIRLGIARALVEYDTSLKPELRKAGFMTRDPREVERKKVGLHKARRATQFSKR; encoded by the coding sequence ATGCCTATCACACAAAACTACGGCACTGGTCGCCGCAAATCCTCCACCGCCCGCGTATTTCTACGTAAAGGGTCAGGTAATATTAGTGTCAATGGTCGTCCTCTGGATGAGTTCTTCGGTCGGGAAACCGCACGCATGATCGTTCGCCAACCACTTGAATTGACCAAAAACGTCTCAAACTTCGATATTTTAATCACTGCAACTGGTGGCGGTACAACTGGCCAAGCAGGAGCGATTCGTCTTGGTATTGCAAGGGCATTAGTAGAATATGATACGTCACTGAAACCTGAGCTGCGTAAGGCTGGCTTTATGACTCGTGACCCACGTGAAGTCGAACGCAAGAAAGTAGGCCTACACAAAGCCCGCCGCGCCACCCAATTTTCTAAGCGTTAA
- a CDS encoding citrate synthase, which yields MSDLDKVTLNAGETSLVLPVLKPTLGNGCVDIAKLTKETGLFTYDSGFTATASCKSAITYIDGEKGVLLYRGYPIEQLAEHSSFLEVAYLLMNGELPRKDEFAKFDDEITHHTMMHESLKNFLGGFHYDAHPMAMLAASVASLSAFYHDTLDLNDLEQRRLAAIRLIAKVPTLAAAAHRYSIGWPIRYPRNNLGYVERFLHMMFEVPSEPLQLNPVVIKALDLLFILHADHEQNASTSTVRLVGSTGANPYASVAAGITALWGPAHGGANEAVLKMLEEIGDAKNVDLVIAKAKTKDKNSPFRLMGFGHRVYKHFDPRAKIIREMAHTVLGELGVNDPLLEVALKLEEAALKDDYFVQRKLYPNVDFYSGIIYKAINIPLEMFTVMFAIARTAGWVSHWLEQQVDPEMKISRPRQIYTGHRERDYKDAR from the coding sequence ATGTCCGATCTTGATAAGGTCACGCTCAATGCTGGTGAGACTTCTCTCGTTTTACCGGTTTTGAAACCCACGTTAGGTAATGGTTGCGTTGATATTGCCAAGTTGACAAAGGAAACCGGGCTGTTTACTTACGACTCTGGTTTTACGGCAACTGCAAGCTGTAAGTCTGCCATCACTTACATTGATGGTGAAAAGGGTGTGTTGTTGTACCGCGGCTATCCGATTGAGCAGTTAGCCGAGCACTCCAGTTTTTTGGAGGTCGCTTATTTGTTGATGAACGGTGAGTTACCGAGAAAAGACGAGTTTGCCAAGTTTGATGATGAAATTACGCATCACACGATGATGCATGAGTCGTTGAAGAACTTTCTTGGCGGTTTTCATTATGATGCACATCCAATGGCTATGTTGGCTGCTTCGGTGGCTTCGCTGTCGGCGTTCTACCACGATACCCTTGATTTGAACGATCTTGAGCAACGTCGCTTAGCTGCAATTCGTTTGATCGCTAAGGTGCCGACGCTTGCAGCGGCAGCGCATCGCTACTCGATTGGCTGGCCGATCCGTTATCCACGAAACAATCTTGGTTATGTCGAGCGCTTTTTGCATATGATGTTTGAAGTGCCTAGTGAACCGCTGCAGTTGAATCCAGTCGTGATCAAAGCTCTGGATTTACTGTTTATTTTGCATGCTGATCATGAGCAGAACGCTTCGACATCAACAGTCCGTTTGGTGGGTTCGACTGGCGCTAATCCTTATGCATCGGTTGCCGCGGGTATCACCGCGTTGTGGGGACCGGCACACGGCGGCGCTAATGAGGCCGTGTTAAAGATGTTGGAGGAGATTGGTGATGCTAAGAATGTTGACTTGGTTATTGCAAAAGCGAAAACCAAGGACAAAAACTCTCCATTCCGTTTGATGGGTTTCGGCCATCGTGTCTATAAACATTTTGATCCACGTGCGAAAATCATCCGTGAGATGGCACACACAGTTCTTGGTGAGTTAGGTGTGAACGATCCGCTACTGGAAGTAGCATTAAAGTTGGAAGAGGCAGCGCTGAAGGATGATTACTTTGTGCAGCGTAAGTTGTACCCTAACGTTGATTTTTATTCGGGCATCATCTACAAAGCCATCAACATTCCTTTGGAAATGTTTACAGTGATGTTTGCCATCGCGCGTACCGCAGGGTGGGTTTCTCATTGGCTTGAGCAGCAAGTCGACCCGGAGATGAAAATCAGCAGGCCGCGCCAAATTTACACAGGTCATCGCGAGCGTGACTACAAAGATGCTAGGTAA
- a CDS encoding type B 50S ribosomal protein L31, producing the protein MKPEIHPIYREVVFHDVTSNFKFLTRSTMGTKETTLWEDGLEYPLVKVEISSASHPFYTGKHKLVDTSGRIDKFKKRYAR; encoded by the coding sequence ATGAAGCCCGAAATTCATCCAATTTATCGTGAAGTTGTCTTTCACGATGTGACTTCCAATTTCAAGTTTCTCACCCGTTCCACCATGGGGACTAAGGAAACTACTTTGTGGGAAGACGGACTGGAGTATCCGTTGGTCAAGGTTGAAATATCCTCGGCCTCGCATCCCTTTTATACAGGTAAGCATAAACTTGTGGACACGAGTGGTCGTATTGATAAGTTTAAAAAGCGTTACGCACGTTAA
- the ahpF gene encoding alkyl hydroperoxide reductase subunit F, which translates to MFDESLKAQLKAYLDRVIRSIHIHASVDESHKSREMLDLLENIVLLSGKKVVLEVHRDDDKRKPSFGLSTPGESISIRFAGLPMGHEFASLVLGLLQVGGHPPKVADDLIERVRNLDGHYRFETYFSVSCQSCPDVVQALNMAAVLNPQIEHVAIDGALFQDEVEARQIMSVPTVYLNGELFGQGRMTLEQIVAKLDSGAAKRTAESIQAKAVFDVLVVGAGPAGVAAAVYAARKGVRTGLVAERFGGQVLDTMTIENFISVPETDGPRMAAALEQHVRQYEVDIMNLQRVETLVPAGENGFIEVRLASGASLSSRTVILSTGARWRQMNVPGEDEYRNKGVAYCPHCDGPLFKGKRVAVIGGGNSGVEAAIDLAGIASYVTLLEFDTKLRADEVLQRKLRSMSNVEVIMGAQTTEVRGDGKKVTGLVYVDRSTGGSFILALEGVFVQIGLLPNTEWLKGRVELSPRGEIVVDERGHTSLPGVFAAGDATTVPYKQIVIAMGEGSKAALSAFDYLIRNVVEITGIAQAQAA; encoded by the coding sequence ATGTTTGATGAAAGTTTGAAGGCTCAGCTGAAAGCCTATTTGGATCGGGTGATTCGCTCCATTCATATTCATGCTTCTGTCGACGAGAGTCACAAGTCGCGTGAGATGCTCGATTTACTCGAAAATATTGTGCTGCTTTCGGGCAAGAAGGTCGTTCTGGAGGTGCATCGTGACGATGATAAGCGAAAGCCATCCTTTGGGTTGAGTACTCCAGGAGAGAGTATTTCGATACGTTTTGCTGGTTTGCCGATGGGGCACGAGTTTGCTTCATTGGTGCTTGGGTTGTTACAGGTTGGTGGGCATCCTCCTAAAGTGGCTGATGATCTTATTGAGCGGGTACGTAACCTGGATGGTCATTATCGTTTTGAGACCTATTTTTCAGTTTCTTGTCAGAGTTGCCCGGATGTGGTGCAGGCACTGAATATGGCTGCGGTGTTGAATCCGCAGATTGAGCATGTGGCTATTGACGGTGCATTGTTCCAGGATGAGGTTGAGGCGCGCCAGATTATGTCAGTACCAACGGTGTATTTGAATGGCGAGCTGTTTGGTCAGGGGCGTATGACGTTGGAACAGATTGTTGCCAAGCTTGATAGTGGTGCGGCCAAGCGCACAGCCGAGAGTATCCAGGCTAAGGCTGTTTTTGACGTGTTGGTGGTTGGTGCCGGTCCGGCTGGTGTTGCAGCGGCGGTATATGCTGCGCGCAAGGGGGTCCGGACGGGTTTGGTCGCTGAGCGCTTTGGTGGCCAAGTGTTGGATACCATGACGATCGAGAACTTCATATCTGTTCCGGAAACTGATGGCCCGAGGATGGCTGCGGCGCTGGAGCAGCATGTGCGTCAGTATGAGGTCGATATCATGAATTTGCAGCGTGTCGAGACGTTGGTACCGGCTGGAGAGAACGGCTTTATCGAGGTCAGATTGGCCAGTGGTGCGTCGCTGAGCAGCCGCACAGTGATTCTCTCTACGGGTGCACGTTGGCGTCAGATGAATGTGCCTGGTGAGGATGAGTATCGAAACAAGGGGGTTGCTTATTGTCCGCATTGTGATGGCCCGTTGTTCAAGGGTAAGCGTGTCGCGGTGATTGGCGGTGGTAATTCGGGAGTCGAGGCAGCGATCGATTTGGCTGGAATTGCTTCATATGTCACGTTGCTTGAGTTCGATACCAAACTGCGTGCCGACGAAGTATTGCAACGCAAGCTACGCAGTATGTCGAATGTGGAAGTCATCATGGGTGCCCAGACCACCGAGGTACGTGGTGATGGAAAGAAGGTGACTGGTTTGGTCTATGTTGATCGCAGTACTGGTGGAAGCTTTATATTGGCGTTGGAAGGAGTGTTTGTGCAGATTGGTCTGTTACCCAATACCGAGTGGTTGAAAGGTAGGGTGGAATTGTCTCCCCGTGGAGAAATTGTCGTTGATGAACGTGGTCATACCAGCTTACCAGGTGTGTTCGCTGCTGGTGATGCGACCACGGTGCCGTATAAGCAGATTGTTATTGCGATGGGGGAGGGGTCTAAAGCCGCGTTGAGTGCTTTCGATTATCTGATTCGTAATGTGGTTGAAATTACTGGAATTGCTCAGGCACAGGCAGCGTGA